One Streptomyces dangxiongensis genomic window, GGCACGCCCGCGCCCGTACTCGCCGCCCGCTTCCACCGCGGCGTCGCGCGTACCGTCGCCGAGATCTGCCGCCGCGCCCGCACGGCCACCGGCCTGACCACCGTCGCCCTCACCGGCGGCGTCTTCGCCAACGCCCTGCTGGAGGAGGAGTGCGCCGGCCTGCTCGACCGGGACGGGTTCACGCTCCTGCGGCACGGCGAAGTCCCCCCGAACGACGGCGGTCTCGCGCTCGGCCAGCTCATGGTCGCGGGAACGGCCGTCCACCACGAGACGGAGTGACCCATGTGTCTGGCTGTGCCCGGCAAGGTCGTGTCCATCGACCATCGCGCCGACCCGCTCACCGGGCTGATCGATTTCGGCGGAGTGCAGAAACAGGCGTGCCTGGAGTACCTGCCCGATGTGCGGGTGGGGGAGTACGTCATCGTCCACGTCGGCTTCGCGCTCCAGCGCCTGGACGAGGAATCGGCCCGGGCCTCCCTGGAGCTGTTCGAGCAACTCGGACTGTTGGAGGAGGAGTTCGGCGACGCCTGGGAGCAGGCGGCCCGGCAGGAGAACGGAAGCGAGTCCCGGTGAAGTACATCGACGAGTTCAACGACCCCGCTCTGGCACACCGGCTGCTCGACGAGATCCGGGCCACCGCCACCCGCCCATGGGCGCTCATGGAGGTCTGCGGCGGCCAGACCCACTCCATCATCCGCCACGGGATCGACCAACTCCTCCCAGAGAACGTGGAGTTGATTCATGGCCCCGGCTGCCCGGTGTGCGTCACGCCCCTCGACGTCATCGACAAGGCACTGGAGATCGCCGCCCGCCCCGGCGTGATCTTCTGCTCCTTCGGCGACATGCTCCGCGTGCCGGGCACCGACCGGGACCTGTTCCGCGTCAAGGGCGAGGGCGGTGACGTACGCGTGGTGTACTCCCCGCTCGACGCCCTCGACATCGCCCGCAGGAACCCGGACCGTCAGGTGGTGTTCTTCGCGATCGGCTTCGAGACGACCGCCCCCGCCAACGCCATGGCCGTGCACCAGGCCCGCAGGCTCGGCCTCGACAACTTCAGCCTGCTGGTGTCCCACGTCCGGGTCCCCCCGGCGATCGAGGCCATCATGACCGCGCCCGGCTGCCGCGTGCAGGGCTTCCTCGCCGCCGGTCACGTGTGCAGCGTGATGGGCACCGCCGAGTACCCGGAGCTGGCCGCGAGGCACCGGGTGCCGATCGTCGTGACCGGCTTCGAGCCGCTCGACATCCTCGAAGGCATCCGCCGCGCCGTCCACCAACTGGAGCGCGGCGAGCACGGCGTGGACAACGCCTACGCCCGCGCCGTACGCGACCAGGGCAACCAGGCCGCCATGCGCATGATCGAGGAGGTCTTCGAGGTCACGGACCGCAACTGGCGCGGCATCGGCCGCATCCCGGCCAGCGGCTGGCGGCTGACCGACGCCTTCCGCGCCCACGACGCCGAGCACCGCTTCGACGTCACCGGGATCCGCACCGAGGAACCCGCCGTGTGCCGGGCCGGTGAGGTCCTGCAAGGGCTGATCAAGCCGACCGAGTGCGAGGCGTTCGGCACGGCCTGCACCCCGCGCACCCCGCTCGGCGCCACCATGGTCTCCAGCGAGGGCGCCTGCGCCGCCTACTACCTGTACCGCCGGATGAACGCCCCGGCACCACAGGGATCCCGTATCCCGCAGGAGGAGATGAACTCCGTTGGCTGATCTCGCCACCGAAGCCGCCGAAGCCACCGAAGCCGCCGAAGCCGCCGGGGCCGCCGCGGCGGGCACCGCTGCCGTCGACCCCGCGGAGTGGACCTGCCCGGCGCCCCTGCGCGACCAGCCGGTCGTCGTCATGGGACACGGCGGAGGCGGCGCCCTGTCCGCCGAACTGATCGAACAGGTCTTCACCCCCGCGTACGGCAACCCCACCCTGGCCGCGCTCGCCGACTCGGCCGTCCTCGACCTGGGCGGCGCCCGGCTGGCCTTCTCCACCGACTCCTACGTCGTACGCCCGCTGTTCTTCCCCGGCGGCAGCCTCGGCGACCTGGCCGTCAACGGCACCGTCAACGACCTGGCGATGAGCGGCGCCCGGCCCGCGTACCTGTCCACCGCCTTCATCCTCGAGGAGGGCGTGGAACTGGCCGTGGTGGAGCGCGTCGCACGTGCCGTCGGCGCGGCGGCCCGGGCGGCGGACGTCACCGTCGCCACCGGTGACACCAAGGTCGTGGAGTCCGGGCACGGCGACGGCGTCTACGTCACCACCGCCGGCGTCGGCCTCGTGCCGGACGGCGTCGACATCCGCCCGCAGCGCGCCCGGCCGGGCGACGCCGTCATCGTCAGCGGCCCCATCGGCCTGCACGGCGTGGCCATCATGAGTGTGCGGGAAGGACTGGAGTTCGGGGGCGAGATCGCCTCCGACACCGCACCCCTGGCCGGCCTCGTGGCGGCCATGCTGGCGGTCACCCCGGACATCCACGTCCTGCGCGACCCCACCCGCGGCGGCCTCGGCGCGTCCCTCAACGAGATCGCCCGCGCCTCCGGCACCGGGGTCCGGCTGCGCGAGCGGGCCATCCCGGTCCCGGACGAGGTCGCGAACGCCTGCGGCTTCCTCGGCCTGGACCCTATGTACGTCGCCAACGAGGGCCGGCTCGTCGCCTTCGTACCCCCGGAGCACGCCGAGGGCGTGCTGGCGGCCATGCGGGCCCACCCGCACGGCGCCGGCGCGGCCCTCATCGGCGAGTGCGTGGCCGACCACCCCGGAACGGTCGTCGTCGCCACCGGCCTCGGCGGCACCCGCGTGGTGGACCTGCCGCTGGGGGAGCAACTGCCCCGCATCTGCTGAGCGGCCG contains:
- a CDS encoding HypC/HybG/HupF family hydrogenase formation chaperone gives rise to the protein MCLAVPGKVVSIDHRADPLTGLIDFGGVQKQACLEYLPDVRVGEYVIVHVGFALQRLDEESARASLELFEQLGLLEEEFGDAWEQAARQENGSESR
- the hypD gene encoding hydrogenase formation protein HypD, producing the protein MKYIDEFNDPALAHRLLDEIRATATRPWALMEVCGGQTHSIIRHGIDQLLPENVELIHGPGCPVCVTPLDVIDKALEIAARPGVIFCSFGDMLRVPGTDRDLFRVKGEGGDVRVVYSPLDALDIARRNPDRQVVFFAIGFETTAPANAMAVHQARRLGLDNFSLLVSHVRVPPAIEAIMTAPGCRVQGFLAAGHVCSVMGTAEYPELAARHRVPIVVTGFEPLDILEGIRRAVHQLERGEHGVDNAYARAVRDQGNQAAMRMIEEVFEVTDRNWRGIGRIPASGWRLTDAFRAHDAEHRFDVTGIRTEEPAVCRAGEVLQGLIKPTECEAFGTACTPRTPLGATMVSSEGACAAYYLYRRMNAPAPQGSRIPQEEMNSVG
- the hypE gene encoding hydrogenase expression/formation protein HypE produces the protein MGHGGGGALSAELIEQVFTPAYGNPTLAALADSAVLDLGGARLAFSTDSYVVRPLFFPGGSLGDLAVNGTVNDLAMSGARPAYLSTAFILEEGVELAVVERVARAVGAAARAADVTVATGDTKVVESGHGDGVYVTTAGVGLVPDGVDIRPQRARPGDAVIVSGPIGLHGVAIMSVREGLEFGGEIASDTAPLAGLVAAMLAVTPDIHVLRDPTRGGLGASLNEIARASGTGVRLRERAIPVPDEVANACGFLGLDPMYVANEGRLVAFVPPEHAEGVLAAMRAHPHGAGAALIGECVADHPGTVVVATGLGGTRVVDLPLGEQLPRIC